A genomic segment from Salmo trutta unplaced genomic scaffold, fSalTru1.1, whole genome shotgun sequence encodes:
- the LOC115187605 gene encoding bromodomain-containing protein 9 isoform X4 has product MGKKHKKHKPEWRTVDDCEDKPFEKQLKLVLKVGGSEITELSGSGHDSSYYDDRSDHERERHKDKKKKKKKKSEKEKDKHVDDEERRRRKEEKRKKREREQNESEAATASASGVGLPSVVPSHTGVAVEPFMLPKIPNIGISFEQQQEEKKRKRERSEMEPEVMDHFHPNIKVEVEQQGDRPVRACRTAPESECTPRQQLLEHFLRQLQRKDAHGFFTFPVTDAIAPGYSVIIKHPMDFSTMNDKITDNEYKTVTEFKADFKLMCDNAMVYNRPETVYYKAAKKLLHTGFKMMSKQAAILGDEDVASEEPPPEVIPMPVESASAKKSKKQPKDIKDMKEVISCYLYEPEGNACSLTDSTAEEHVLALVEHAADEAHDRINRYMPNSKMGYLRKEPDGNLLYTVVNQLNPEAKEEETHPVDLSSLSNKLLPGLTTLGFKDDRRHKVTFLSSTYNTQTLQNNSIYPDLLPDEMDLLYSAYGDETGVQCALSIQEFVKGCGNVTKRLVDGLLDKMTAGDHSKAVYQIRQKRNMALPDETKNNIYDMQMADGTGLGEGSSVLDFMSMKSYSDMSLEMSMLNSLGKSVKKEPEHEDGVSQQHFEEAAKLLQEFQEGQVERGGSRPSSNLSSLSGTSDRDQHHLGSPSHLGVGDQSEMVHDPYEFLQSPEPGSTSNS; this is encoded by the exons ACTGTGAGGACAAGCCTTTTGAGAAGCAGCTGAAGCTGGTGCTCAAAGTGGGAGGAAGTGAGATCACAGAACTCTCAGGCTCCGGCCATGACTCCAGTTACTACGACGACAGGTCAGACCATGAACGAGAGCGCCACAAggacaaaaagaagaagaagaagaaaaagtctgagaaagagaaagacaaacaCGTAGatgatgaggagaggagaagacggaAG gaggagaagaggaagaagagagagcgGGAGCAGAATGAATCAGAGGCTGCTACTGCCTCTGCCAGTGGTGTAGGCCTGCCCAGTGTTGTGCCCAGTCACACTGGTGTGGCAGTCGAGCCTTTCATGCTGCCAAAGATACCAAACATTGGTATTAGTTTTGAG cagcagcaggaggagaagaagaggaagagggagaggtctGAGATGGAGCCAGAGGTGATGGACCACTTTCACCCCAACATCAAGGTAGAGGTGGAGCAACAAGGAGACCGGCCTGTCAGGGCTTGCAGGACAGCCCCGG AGAGTGAGTGCACCCCTCGACAGCAGCTCCTGGAACACTTCCTGCGCCAGCTTCAGAG GAAGGATGCCCATGGCTTCTTCACTTTCCCAGTAACAGACGCCATCGCTCCAGGTTACTCTGTGATAATCAAACACCCCATGGATTTCAGCACCATGAACGACAAGATCACAGACAACGAGTACAAAACCGTCACAGAGTTCAAG GCGGACTTCAAGCTGATGTGTGATAATGCCATGGTGTATAACCGTCCAGAGACCGTTTACTACAAGGCTGCCAAGAAACTGCTGCACACTGGCTTCAAGATGATGAGCAAA CAGGCGGCCATTTTAGGGGACGAGGACGTGGCGTCTGAGGAGCCCCCTCCGGAGGTCATCCCCATGCCCGTGGAGTCGGCGTCGGCCAAGAAATCCAAGAAGCAGCCCAAAGACATCAAAGATATGAAGGAAGTCATCAG CTGTTACCTGTATGAGCCAGAGGGGAACGCCTGCAGCCTGACTGACAGCACAGCGGAGGAACACGTTCTGGCCCTGGTGGAGCACGCTGCAGATGAAGCACACGACCGCATCAACCGATACATGCCCAACTccaag ATGGGTTACCTGAGGAAAGAGCCTGATGGTAATCTGTTGTACACTGTAGTGAATCAGCTGAATCCAGAAGCAAAAG AGGAGGAGACCCACCCTGTGGACCTGAGCTCTCTGTCCAATAAGCTCCTACCTGGATTAACAACACTGGGTTTTAAAGATGACAGGAGACACAAGG tgacgttCCTGAGCAGTACCTATAACACCCAGACCCTGCAGAACAACTCCATCTACCCAGACCTGCTGCCTGATGAGAtggacctgctgtactcagcctacGGGGATGAGACTGGGGTACAGTGTGCTCTCAG TATTCAGGAGTTTGTTAAAGGTTGTGGGAACGTTACTAAGCGTTTGGTTGACGGGCTGCTGGATAAGATGACTGCAGGGGATCACTCTAAGGCTGTCTACCAGATCAGACAG AAAAGAAACATGGCGTTACCGGATGAAACCAAGAACAACATTTACGATATGCAG ATGGCTGATGGGACAGGTCTGGGAGAGGGCAGCTCAGTGCTGGACTTCATGTCCATGAAGAGCTACTCTGACATGTCTCTGGAGATGTCCATGCTCAACTCTTTAG gGAAGTCAGTGAAGAAGGAGCCGGAGCATGAAGACGGGGTCAGCCAGCAGCACTTTGAGGAGGCAGCCAagctgctgcaggagttccaGGAGGGCCAGGTGGAGAGGGGAGGCTCCAGaccctcctctaacctctccTCCCTGTCAGGGACCTCAGACAGGGACCAGCACCACCTGG GGAGTCCCTCACACCTGGGTGTTGGTGACCAGTCTGAGATGGTTCATGACCCGTATGAGTTCCTCCAGTCTCCAGAGCCAG GCTCCACATCCAACAGCTGA